A window from Cryobacterium sp. PAMC25264 encodes these proteins:
- a CDS encoding VOC family protein yields MTTRLNPYLGFRDNAKEAMEFYQSVFGGELTRSTFAEFHASEDPTEQDKTMHAVLTTPSGLSLMAADTPNAMEYTPGNNYSVSLSGESTDATELRGFWDKLVDDGTVTMPLEVAPWGDSFGMCVDKFGVAWMVNIAGAPANPV; encoded by the coding sequence ATGACCACGCGACTGAACCCCTATCTGGGCTTCCGGGACAATGCAAAGGAAGCCATGGAGTTCTACCAGTCGGTCTTCGGGGGCGAACTGACACGAAGCACGTTCGCCGAATTCCACGCCAGCGAGGATCCCACTGAGCAGGACAAGACCATGCACGCGGTGCTGACCACCCCGTCCGGACTGTCGCTCATGGCGGCCGACACCCCGAATGCAATGGAGTACACGCCCGGCAACAACTACTCGGTGTCGCTGAGCGGCGAGAGCACTGACGCCACCGAACTGCGCGGCTTCTGGGACAAGCTCGTCGACGACGGAACGGTGACGATGCCGTTGGAGGTGGCGCCCTGGGGCGACAGCTTTGGGATGTGCGTCGACAAGTTCGGCGTGGCCTGGATGGTCAACATCGCGGGAGCCCCTGCGAACCCCGTCTAG
- a CDS encoding NAD(P)H-hydrate epimerase produces the protein MPNNPPQTYTAAQVREAEVPFLERGVPLMQRAAQALAHEAGVLLEARRGGVAGARVLVLAGSGNNGADALYAAERLAHRGALLCVLPTSEHLHREALEAALAQGADLRPTDEPAEVIAGLAAAADLILDGILGTGTSVAPALRGTARSVVAAILPVRSGEQPPLVVAVDLPSGIGVDDGSVPDPTVLPADLTVTFGGCKAGLLTHPASGYAGRVVVADIGIGAELERIRRRDLA, from the coding sequence GTGCCGAACAATCCACCGCAGACGTACACGGCCGCCCAGGTGCGCGAGGCCGAGGTCCCGTTCCTCGAGCGCGGCGTGCCGCTGATGCAGCGGGCGGCCCAGGCCCTGGCGCACGAGGCGGGCGTCCTCCTGGAGGCGCGGCGCGGGGGAGTGGCGGGCGCCCGGGTGCTGGTTCTGGCCGGATCGGGAAACAACGGTGCGGATGCGCTCTACGCCGCGGAACGTCTGGCGCACCGGGGCGCGCTCCTGTGCGTCCTGCCGACGAGCGAGCACCTGCACCGGGAGGCGCTCGAAGCGGCTCTCGCGCAGGGCGCCGACCTGCGGCCCACCGACGAGCCCGCCGAGGTCATCGCCGGACTCGCTGCTGCAGCCGACCTGATCCTCGATGGCATCCTGGGCACCGGTACCAGCGTCGCGCCCGCGTTGCGGGGTACGGCCCGGAGCGTCGTCGCGGCGATTCTTCCGGTGCGCTCCGGAGAACAACCGCCTCTGGTCGTCGCCGTGGACCTGCCCAGCGGTATCGGCGTCGACGATGGGAGCGTGCCCGACCCCACGGTTCTGCCGGCCGATCTCACGGTGACCTTCGGCGGGTGCAAGGCGGGGCTGCTCACCCACCCCGCGTCCGGCTACGCGGGCCGGGTCGTCGTGGCCGACATCGGTATCGGAGCCGAGCTGGAACGCATCCGCCGCCGGGACCTCGCCTGA
- a CDS encoding SDR family oxidoreductase — translation MPTTAFDLTGRLAVVTGASSGIGLAMAEGLATAGADIIGVSGHLPDTGSEVARRVEGLGRRFTPFRTDFADRAAVTALGAELAASRPDILVNNAGTIRRAPALEHSDDFWDEVIAVNLSSQFVLSRAVGAGMVARGRGKIIFTASLLSFQGGVNVPGYTAAKSGIVGLVKALSNEWAGSGVNVNAIAPGYIATANTRALRDDAVRSAAILGRIPAGRWGEASDLAGAAVFLASSASDYVNGITLPVDGGWLGR, via the coding sequence ATGCCCACCACCGCCTTCGATCTCACCGGACGCCTCGCGGTTGTGACGGGGGCCAGCAGCGGCATCGGCCTGGCGATGGCCGAGGGGCTGGCGACCGCTGGCGCCGACATCATCGGGGTCAGCGGGCACTTACCCGACACCGGCAGCGAGGTCGCTCGCCGGGTGGAGGGCCTGGGCCGCCGGTTCACGCCGTTTCGGACGGACTTCGCCGACCGGGCCGCGGTCACCGCCCTGGGCGCGGAGCTGGCCGCGAGTCGACCGGACATCCTGGTCAACAACGCCGGCACCATTCGTCGGGCCCCGGCCCTCGAGCACTCGGACGACTTCTGGGACGAGGTGATCGCGGTGAACCTGTCGTCGCAGTTCGTGCTCAGCCGGGCGGTCGGCGCCGGGATGGTGGCCCGCGGCCGCGGCAAGATCATTTTCACTGCGTCCCTGCTCAGTTTTCAGGGCGGGGTGAATGTGCCCGGCTACACGGCCGCCAAGTCCGGCATCGTCGGCCTGGTCAAGGCCCTGTCGAACGAGTGGGCCGGGTCGGGCGTGAACGTGAACGCGATCGCGCCGGGGTATATCGCGACCGCGAACACCCGGGCACTCCGCGACGACGCGGTCCGCTCGGCCGCGATCCTGGGGCGCATTCCGGCGGGCCGGTGGGGCGAGGCGTCCGACCTGGCCGGCGCAGCGGTCTTCCTGGCCAGCAGCGCCTCCGACTACGTGAACGGCATCACGCTGCCCGTCGACGGCGGCTGGCTCGGCCGGTAG
- a CDS encoding UvrD-helicase domain-containing protein — protein sequence MVDQELAREQDYVATLYARLDALQREAEDQLKAVRMLDVGGNHQSRSERDTFARTYEDRIVQLREVDDRLAFGRLETAPEDDDGIPVYRYIGRVGLRDENLQPILLDWRVPQASAFYQATAATPLGARSRRHLLSSGRSIIRIEDEILDAALLEGDTAGLHQGEGALLSALTAQRTGHMNDIVSTIQAEQDRIIRSGLNGVLVVQGGPGTGKTAVALHRAAYLLYTHRDRLQNAGVLIVGPSTSFLQYIEAVLPSLGETGVVLASVGQLFPGVEASHEDAPAVAALKGQTFMADLIARAVKSRQKVPAGTQKLLVNGDTLLLKPQLIESAIHRARVGGKPHNEARVVFVKHALNSLAREWLEQLQKQGRSMDDTDLPMLREDLRLADDVRVALNTAWLPLTPQKLVQDLYARPQWLEELTPRWRAAQRALLYRTRDAEFTIADIPLLDEAAEHLGEYSAVDAAQKREAKEQRKRDIENAELAIKNMDVKGLVNAKALADNFAELGDRATTAERAALDRSWTYGHVIVDEAQELSPMQWRLLMRRGPRRSFTIVGDIAQAAAAAAADSWREALAPVLEASFEADRWRLEELTVNYRTPSQIAEAAEKMAVAHGLPITASRTVRASDWPVEVLTDALDAVRRERALGVGGTVAVIVVEEHFEALAAELEAEFGDIVGRGALGLLRDVALLTPQDSKGLEFDAVVVVDPAGVVAASERGAGALYVAMTRATQRLYLVSDGPLPAGLADLA from the coding sequence GTGGTCGATCAGGAGCTTGCGCGCGAACAGGACTATGTCGCCACGCTGTACGCGCGCCTCGACGCGTTGCAGCGCGAGGCCGAGGACCAGCTGAAGGCCGTGCGGATGCTCGACGTCGGGGGCAACCACCAGTCCAGGTCTGAGCGCGACACCTTCGCCCGCACCTACGAAGACCGCATCGTGCAGCTGCGCGAGGTGGACGACCGGCTCGCGTTTGGCCGCCTGGAGACCGCCCCGGAGGACGACGACGGCATCCCCGTGTACCGATACATCGGCCGGGTGGGCCTGCGGGACGAGAACCTGCAGCCGATCCTGCTCGACTGGCGGGTGCCGCAGGCCAGCGCCTTCTACCAAGCCACCGCCGCCACTCCGCTGGGCGCCCGGTCCCGCCGGCACCTGCTCTCCAGCGGCCGCAGCATTATCCGCATCGAAGACGAGATCCTGGATGCAGCGCTGCTCGAGGGCGATACCGCCGGTCTCCACCAGGGCGAAGGGGCGCTCCTCTCGGCGCTCACGGCCCAGCGCACCGGCCACATGAATGACATCGTCTCGACGATCCAGGCCGAGCAAGACCGCATCATCCGCTCGGGGCTGAACGGCGTGCTCGTCGTCCAGGGCGGGCCCGGCACCGGAAAGACCGCCGTGGCCCTGCACCGCGCCGCCTATCTGCTCTACACGCACCGCGACCGGCTGCAGAACGCCGGAGTGCTCATCGTGGGCCCATCCACCTCGTTCCTGCAGTACATCGAGGCGGTGCTGCCGTCGCTCGGCGAGACCGGTGTGGTGCTCGCCTCGGTGGGCCAGCTGTTCCCCGGGGTCGAGGCCAGCCACGAGGATGCGCCGGCCGTCGCCGCGCTCAAGGGCCAGACGTTCATGGCCGACCTCATCGCGCGCGCCGTGAAGAGCCGGCAGAAGGTGCCGGCCGGCACCCAGAAGCTCCTCGTGAACGGCGACACGCTGCTACTCAAGCCCCAGCTGATCGAGTCCGCCATCCACCGGGCCCGCGTGGGCGGCAAGCCGCACAACGAGGCCCGTGTGGTCTTCGTCAAACACGCCCTCAACTCGCTGGCCCGGGAATGGCTCGAGCAGCTGCAGAAGCAGGGTCGGTCGATGGACGACACCGATCTGCCCATGCTGCGCGAAGACCTGCGCCTGGCCGACGACGTGCGGGTGGCGCTGAACACGGCCTGGCTTCCGCTGACCCCGCAAAAGCTGGTGCAGGACCTCTACGCCCGGCCGCAGTGGCTTGAGGAGCTGACCCCGCGCTGGCGGGCGGCCCAGCGCGCCCTGCTCTACCGCACCCGGGACGCCGAGTTCACGATCGCCGACATCCCGCTGCTCGACGAGGCGGCCGAGCACCTCGGCGAGTACAGCGCCGTCGACGCCGCTCAGAAGCGCGAGGCCAAGGAACAGCGCAAGCGCGACATCGAGAACGCCGAGCTGGCCATCAAGAACATGGACGTCAAGGGACTCGTGAACGCGAAGGCCCTCGCCGACAACTTCGCCGAGCTCGGCGACCGGGCCACGACGGCCGAGCGCGCCGCGCTGGACCGCAGCTGGACCTACGGGCATGTGATCGTCGACGAGGCGCAGGAACTCTCGCCGATGCAGTGGCGGCTGCTCATGCGCCGCGGCCCGCGCCGCTCGTTCACCATCGTCGGCGACATCGCCCAGGCCGCCGCCGCGGCGGCGGCCGACAGCTGGAGGGAGGCCCTCGCGCCCGTGCTGGAGGCCTCCTTCGAGGCCGACCGGTGGCGACTGGAGGAACTCACGGTGAACTACCGCACGCCCAGCCAGATCGCCGAGGCTGCCGAGAAGATGGCGGTGGCGCACGGTTTGCCGATCACCGCATCCCGCACGGTGCGGGCCAGCGACTGGCCCGTCGAGGTGCTCACGGATGCGCTCGACGCCGTGCGCCGCGAACGCGCGCTGGGCGTGGGCGGCACCGTCGCGGTCATCGTGGTGGAGGAGCACTTCGAGGCCCTCGCCGCGGAGCTGGAGGCGGAGTTCGGCGACATCGTCGGCCGGGGAGCGCTCGGCTTGCTGCGCGACGTGGCGCTGCTCACGCCGCAGGACTCCAAGGGGCTGGAGTTCGACGCCGTGGTGGTGGTCGACCCTGCGGGTGTGGTGGCCGCATCCGAACGCGGCGCAGGGGCCCTCTATGTGGCGATGACCCGAGCCACCCAGCGGTTGTACCTGGTGAGCGACGGCCCGCTGCCGGCCGGACTCGCCGACCTAGCCTGA
- a CDS encoding TetR/AcrR family transcriptional regulator — translation MGGPKRPEQERVDEILATTYGIALADGLDAVTARRVATAAGISPGLVFFHFQSKDGLLLALLDVLLDGTLDALTAPGLAALAPWDRLERMVRGELERLAEYHAGVELLFAFYFSRRDDLFRSRIEGSFGRYLEAFLPVCREVAATGSGQDGIHGSASGSGGGGMQGRATGDDLAATIVALIQGASIQAIRAPAAFDPEALLATIQALRPH, via the coding sequence ATGGGTGGACCCAAGCGGCCCGAGCAGGAACGCGTCGACGAGATTCTCGCGACCACGTACGGGATCGCCTTGGCCGACGGCCTCGATGCGGTCACGGCCCGGCGGGTCGCCACGGCCGCGGGCATCTCCCCCGGCTTGGTCTTCTTCCATTTCCAGTCGAAGGACGGCCTGCTCCTGGCGCTGCTCGACGTGCTGCTGGACGGCACGCTCGACGCCCTGACCGCTCCCGGCCTGGCCGCCCTGGCGCCGTGGGACCGCCTCGAACGGATGGTGCGGGGCGAGCTCGAACGCCTCGCCGAGTACCACGCCGGCGTGGAGTTGCTCTTCGCGTTCTACTTCTCCCGCCGCGACGACCTCTTCCGCAGCCGCATCGAGGGTTCGTTCGGCCGGTACCTGGAGGCCTTCCTGCCGGTCTGCCGCGAGGTCGCCGCCACGGGCAGCGGCCAGGACGGCATCCACGGATCGGCGTCGGGCAGCGGCGGGGGTGGCATGCAGGGTCGGGCGACGGGCGACGACCTTGCCGCCACCATCGTCGCGCTCATCCAGGGCGCCTCAATCCAGGCGATCCGCGCGCCGGCCGCCTTCGACCCCGAGGCGCTCCTCGCCACCATCCAAGCGCTCCGACCCCATTGA
- a CDS encoding 1-phosphofructokinase family hexose kinase, protein MDASRPTALQPILTLTVNPALDVSTSTPKVVGEHKLRCGRSRLDPGGGGINVSRVIQRLGGQTLAIYAAGGPTGDAYRRLIEAEGIPTLVVPIAGSTRESFTVDETATGKQFRFVLQGPELTEREWRACLARVAESIPQHGYVVASGSLPPGVPDDFYARVARLAREHEARCIVDASGDALAEALTEGVFLVKPSARELGELLGQSLDSEQSQIDAASTLVDRGAAEHVALTLGGAGAVLASSGEVLRLPVPRVVVQSTVGAGDSFLGAFVLRIAQGLDTRAAFRAAVAAGSATAMTPATELCHRVDMERLEAELALIPA, encoded by the coding sequence ATGGATGCCTCCAGACCGACAGCGCTGCAGCCGATACTCACACTCACCGTCAATCCAGCCCTCGACGTCAGTACCTCGACGCCGAAGGTGGTCGGTGAGCACAAGCTGCGCTGCGGGCGCTCCCGGCTGGATCCAGGTGGCGGGGGCATCAACGTCTCCCGCGTCATCCAGAGGCTCGGCGGGCAGACCCTCGCGATCTACGCCGCCGGCGGACCCACCGGTGACGCCTACCGCAGGCTGATCGAGGCAGAGGGCATCCCCACCCTGGTCGTTCCTATCGCCGGCAGCACTCGTGAGAGCTTCACGGTCGACGAGACGGCAACGGGCAAGCAGTTCCGCTTCGTGCTGCAGGGCCCCGAACTCACCGAGCGCGAATGGCGCGCCTGCCTCGCCCGGGTGGCAGAGTCCATCCCCCAGCACGGCTATGTCGTGGCAAGCGGAAGCTTGCCACCGGGGGTGCCCGACGATTTCTACGCCCGGGTGGCACGCCTGGCCCGCGAGCACGAGGCGCGGTGCATAGTGGATGCGTCGGGCGACGCCCTGGCAGAAGCCCTCACCGAGGGCGTCTTCCTGGTCAAGCCCAGCGCCCGTGAGCTCGGGGAACTGCTCGGGCAATCGCTCGACAGCGAGCAGAGCCAGATCGACGCGGCGAGCACGCTGGTGGATCGCGGCGCGGCCGAGCATGTCGCGCTCACCCTCGGCGGTGCCGGAGCGGTACTCGCCTCCTCCGGTGAGGTCCTGCGCCTGCCGGTCCCCCGGGTCGTGGTGCAGAGCACCGTGGGAGCCGGGGACAGCTTCCTCGGAGCCTTCGTCCTGCGCATCGCCCAGGGCCTGGACACTCGGGCGGCGTTCCGCGCCGCGGTGGCCGCCGGCAGCGCCACCGCCATGACGCCGGCCACCGAGCTCTGCCACCGCGTCGACATGGAACGACTGGAGGCCGAACTCGCCCTGATTCCGGCCTGA
- the kduI gene encoding 5-dehydro-4-deoxy-D-glucuronate isomerase yields MQVRHSTNPAQIRSFDTQALRENYLVNDLFADDEFRATYSHEDRVVLGGARPVIGSIRLPSFDVLRTENFFDNREAGIVNVGGPGTITVDGVDQAMDTGSCLYVGRGAVEVIFASATAAAPAAFYLFSATAHRSYPTTLVPHGHGNVRRLGAQETSNERTINQYIHQDGVRSCQVVMGVTELGSGSMWNTMPAHTHDRRTECYLYFDLAPEHRVVHLLGEPTETRHLIVANQEAVISPSWSLHSGFGTGSYSFVWAMAGENQPFDDMDHAQAAELR; encoded by the coding sequence ATGCAGGTTCGGCACTCCACCAACCCGGCCCAGATCCGCTCATTCGACACGCAGGCGCTCCGCGAGAACTATCTCGTTAACGACCTCTTCGCCGACGACGAATTCCGCGCCACGTACAGCCACGAGGACCGCGTGGTACTCGGCGGCGCACGGCCGGTGATCGGCAGCATCCGCCTGCCCAGTTTCGACGTGCTGCGCACCGAGAACTTCTTCGACAACCGCGAGGCCGGCATCGTGAACGTGGGCGGTCCGGGCACCATCACCGTCGACGGTGTCGACCAGGCCATGGACACCGGATCCTGCCTGTACGTGGGTCGCGGTGCGGTCGAGGTCATCTTCGCCAGCGCTACTGCGGCCGCACCCGCCGCTTTCTACCTCTTCTCGGCGACGGCGCACCGGAGCTACCCCACCACCCTGGTGCCGCACGGCCACGGCAACGTGCGCCGACTCGGCGCCCAGGAGACCTCCAACGAGCGCACCATCAACCAGTACATCCACCAGGACGGCGTGCGCAGCTGCCAGGTGGTGATGGGCGTCACCGAGCTCGGCTCGGGCAGCATGTGGAACACCATGCCCGCGCATACCCACGACCGCCGCACCGAGTGCTACCTCTATTTCGACCTGGCACCCGAACACCGCGTCGTGCACCTGCTCGGCGAGCCCACCGAGACCCGCCACCTGATCGTGGCGAACCAGGAGGCCGTGATCTCGCCCAGCTGGTCGCTGCACAGCGGCTTCGGCACCGGCAGCTACTCCTTCGTCTGGGCCATGGCGGGCGAGAACCAGCCGTTCGACGACATGGACCACGCGCAGGCGGCCGAGCTGCGCTGA
- a CDS encoding glutathione S-transferase family protein codes for MSNVTPSAADSALTPSYVEPGKDFNRDTNYIEDRITRDGRDGWPVEAGRYRLVAARACPWANRTAIVRRLLGLEGVISLGLPGPTHDKNSWTFDLDPNGVDPVLGIERIQEAYFARFPDYPRGITVPVIVDVPSGKVVTNNYPQITLDFETEWVEHHRPGAPDLYPEALRGEIDEVAEWIFHDVNNGVCKCGFAGSQKSYERAYDTLFARLDWLEERLAGQRYLVGDTITEADVRLFTTLARFDAVYHGHFKCNRNKLSEMPVLWAYARDLFQTPGFGDTIDFDQIKKHYYVTHSDINPTGIVPKGPDASVWLTPHGREALGGRPFGDGTAPDAPIESERVPAL; via the coding sequence ATGAGCAATGTGACCCCCAGCGCCGCCGACAGCGCCCTGACTCCCAGCTACGTGGAGCCCGGCAAGGACTTCAACCGTGACACGAACTACATCGAGGACCGCATCACGCGTGACGGCCGCGACGGTTGGCCGGTCGAGGCCGGCCGCTACCGCCTCGTGGCGGCTCGCGCCTGCCCGTGGGCGAACCGCACCGCGATCGTGCGCCGGCTCCTCGGGCTCGAGGGCGTCATCTCCCTGGGCCTGCCCGGTCCCACCCACGACAAGAACAGCTGGACCTTCGACCTCGACCCGAATGGCGTCGACCCCGTCCTGGGCATCGAACGCATCCAGGAGGCCTACTTCGCCCGGTTCCCCGACTACCCGCGGGGCATCACCGTGCCGGTGATCGTGGATGTGCCCTCCGGCAAGGTCGTCACGAACAACTACCCTCAGATCACCCTCGACTTCGAGACCGAGTGGGTGGAGCATCACCGACCCGGCGCCCCCGATCTCTACCCTGAAGCGCTGCGCGGTGAGATCGACGAGGTCGCCGAGTGGATCTTCCACGACGTCAACAACGGCGTGTGCAAGTGCGGCTTCGCCGGCAGCCAGAAGTCCTACGAGCGGGCCTACGACACCCTCTTTGCCCGGCTCGACTGGCTCGAAGAGCGCCTGGCCGGCCAGCGCTACCTGGTCGGCGACACCATCACCGAGGCCGACGTGCGGCTCTTCACCACCCTGGCCCGCTTCGACGCGGTCTACCACGGCCACTTCAAGTGCAACCGCAACAAGCTCAGCGAGATGCCGGTGCTGTGGGCGTACGCCCGCGATCTGTTCCAGACGCCGGGCTTCGGGGACACCATCGACTTCGACCAGATCAAGAAGCACTACTACGTGACGCACAGCGACATCAACCCCACCGGCATCGTGCCGAAGGGTCCGGATGCGTCGGTCTGGCTCACCCCGCACGGACGCGAAGCCCTGGGCGGCCGCCCGTTCGGCGACGGCACCGCCCCAGACGCCCCGATCGAGAGCGAACGGGTGCCCGCGCTCTAA
- a CDS encoding 3-methyladenine DNA glycosylase, with translation MPEYPASTVFDTAVFDTAVFDTVDWQAREARHQDRADALSLERRERAAGGRTHPVDDFLFTYYPFRPGLLRRWHPGSGARLRGAAGTERAGWKWYRTEGNDVLVDDATFRDRNARSIRFIVTLLDKTAARPANFSCFGLHEWAMVYRQDEHRHVAPLRLGQGDTDDVVDAHNISCSHFDAFRFFTPAALTHNALQPTRENQPRLEQPGCLHAGMDVYKWVIKLGPLIPGELLLDSFELARDIRRLDMQASPYDLSEWGYAPVAIETPAGKAEYVRRQRDLAERSNALRARAVAAVGALPPEQPRV, from the coding sequence ATGCCCGAATATCCAGCGTCGACAGTGTTCGACACTGCAGTGTTCGACACCGCAGTGTTCGACACCGTGGACTGGCAGGCCCGCGAGGCACGGCACCAGGACCGTGCAGACGCCCTCTCCCTCGAGCGAAGGGAACGCGCGGCCGGTGGTCGCACCCATCCGGTCGACGACTTCCTCTTCACCTATTACCCGTTCCGCCCCGGGCTGCTGCGCCGCTGGCATCCGGGCTCCGGGGCGCGCCTACGCGGCGCGGCCGGCACCGAAAGAGCCGGGTGGAAGTGGTACCGCACTGAGGGGAACGACGTTCTCGTGGACGACGCGACCTTCCGCGACAGGAATGCGCGCAGCATCCGGTTCATCGTGACCCTGCTCGACAAGACGGCTGCGCGACCGGCCAACTTCAGCTGCTTCGGACTGCACGAGTGGGCGATGGTCTACCGGCAGGACGAACACCGTCATGTGGCACCGCTGCGACTGGGCCAGGGCGACACGGATGACGTCGTCGACGCCCACAACATCTCTTGCAGTCATTTCGACGCGTTCCGCTTCTTCACCCCGGCGGCGCTCACGCACAACGCGCTCCAGCCAACCCGCGAGAACCAGCCGCGCCTCGAGCAGCCCGGCTGCCTGCATGCGGGCATGGATGTCTACAAGTGGGTGATCAAGCTGGGGCCGCTGATTCCCGGGGAGCTGCTGCTGGACAGCTTCGAGCTGGCGCGCGACATCCGCCGCCTCGACATGCAGGCCTCGCCGTATGACCTCTCCGAGTGGGGGTATGCCCCGGTCGCCATCGAGACACCGGCGGGCAAGGCCGAATACGTGCGCCGCCAGCGCGACCTGGCCGAGCGCAGCAACGCGCTGCGGGCCCGCGCGGTCGCGGCCGTCGGCGCGCTGCCACCGGAGCAGCCGCGGGTGTAG
- a CDS encoding ABC transporter ATP-binding protein encodes MSTLEARAVAASIDSEVLLAPVSLTVSAGQAVIVRGPNGSGKTTLLRILSGALRPTSGDATIDGMHIDDRTTAVRRAISARVGLPAFARELTAHEHLRFIATTWGRSGSTATDDANEVMAALGIDHLTQRFVHELSSGQLQLLSLATALVRPFSVLVLDEPEQRLDEHRLAVVAAVLCARIDAGAAVVIASHSADLVAALPGSTVTLGDR; translated from the coding sequence ATGAGCACACTCGAAGCCCGCGCCGTCGCCGCGTCAATCGACTCCGAGGTGCTCCTGGCTCCGGTATCGCTGACCGTGAGTGCCGGGCAGGCGGTGATCGTGCGGGGGCCAAACGGGTCAGGCAAGACGACTCTGCTGCGCATCCTGAGTGGTGCGCTCCGGCCCACCTCCGGTGATGCGACCATCGACGGGATGCACATCGACGACCGGACGACCGCCGTGCGCCGGGCGATCTCGGCCCGCGTCGGGCTACCCGCCTTCGCACGGGAACTGACGGCACACGAGCACCTGCGCTTCATCGCCACCACCTGGGGTCGTTCCGGCTCGACCGCGACAGACGACGCGAATGAGGTGATGGCGGCACTGGGCATCGACCACCTCACGCAGCGATTCGTGCACGAACTGTCGTCGGGCCAGCTGCAGCTGCTTTCGCTCGCCACAGCGCTGGTGCGTCCGTTCTCCGTGCTGGTGCTGGACGAGCCAGAGCAACGCCTGGACGAGCACCGACTGGCCGTGGTCGCCGCCGTGCTCTGCGCGAGAATCGATGCCGGCGCGGCCGTGGTGATCGCCAGCCACAGCGCCGACCTGGTGGCGGCCTTGCCGGGATCGACAGTCACGCTCGGCGACCGGTGA